The window CGGCCCGGAGGTCACAGGCGCGACTCGTCTcggcctcccgccgccgccggctccggGAAGGGCCCCGGGTTCTCTCCGCTCCCCCAGCCCGCCGCCTGCCACCGCACAGAGCCGGAGGGCCCGCGCCGCTGTTGCCACCGCCCCCCAGCCCGGAAGCGGAAGGGCTGGGGCGGCAGCGGCTTCCAGCTCCGGTGCGCGGTGCCCTTGGGCTGGCGGGGGACGATGGCGGCGCTGGTGCTGCTGCGGGCGGGGCTGGCACGGCCCCGCGGCGCCCAGATGGGTGAgtgcccgccggccccgcgccctgCTGCCCCGgcgtcctgccctgccctgacACCTCGTCCCCGTTCTCTCCGCAGGTTTCCTCGGGAGGACCCTTCTCCGCCGCCCCGCGGTCCTGGCGGCCGTCGCCGATCGGAGCACTCCGGCTCGGCAAAGCCACAGTCCCCCCCAGCAGGGCCACGGTACGTCCCgtgccccggggcagcccccgtCGTGTGTGGGGCTGCGTGCGTGTTGTGCGTGCGTGCGCGGGGGGGGTCTCGTCTTCCTCGTGGCCGACACCAGGCTCCAGGTTTGTCAGCCGGCCCTGAGCCGTTCTTCCCCCGTCTCAAACGATTTTTCCAGTCCAGCAAAAAGGCGTGTTCTTCATGTGCCCGTTGTACCCCCGCCTGGTCGGGGTTGCCGATTTTTTGAGCCAGGTAGGAGATTTTAAACAGCAGGTGTGAGTCACCAAGGGCAGAAAAAATTGACGCATGGCACAGTAGTTTTTCTTGGGTGAAGTAGGGTTACTGATATTGCCGCAATATGTTACCATCACTTGTGACAGTACTAGTTTCTGTTGATAGCATGGCTGTTGATTTGCACTCTGCTGGGGTCTGATTTAAAACAAGGTATATGTGACTTCACACTGCTTGAATTTGAAACTGACATTTGCGATGTTGGTAGCAGGCTTGTGAATGCTACAAGTCTTTAAATAGGAGACATTAACTGAATGTTAAAAAGGTAAATCTCTGTTTATTAACAAAGGTGGTAGTTTTTTAGAGTGTGGAAAATGGCTgaaaaattgtaaaagaaatcagaaagaagGTTTAAGATTTCCAAGGGTTCAGTAGCACTGCAATTGTGACTTCTTTCTTGAACAGTAGAGCTTCTGACTTACTGATGTTAATCTGAGAAGTCTGATCTGCAGGCAGAGAGTATTTCTTagattgttttttcctctctccatgcAGTAAGACTACACAGAGGTGATGAAAGGTAACCATGCCAAGACCAAGTTCTGGTCTGTCAGTTGCACAGTTAAGTATGAGAAATGTTGTGACTGGAGGCTAAGGATGTTTTGTAGCTATTACAATGCAACTTAGAAGTGGAAAGGATGATTAAACACTTGTAAAGGAAATTGGCTTAAACACAGCTAagtcatttcctttctttctgttctggACTTTATATTAACAACAGACTTCATGCATATGCCGTGAAGCGTTCTTGGCCATGGAGTTCTGCAGGGACAGCGTATTAGTCCACAACCTAGGTCCCTTTCATATTTTACTTCAGgtcctttgctttccctgtcttgtcacttttctaaatttcttcttgcaaaaatgaagaaaaacatttacattttgattTAGATGGATGAATAATATCTGTGTGTTAGGTAAGCACTTTGGGGATATTGTATTATAAAGGTAATTTCACAGAGTCAATTCTTGATGTTTTTAGCCTGGGCTGATGCTGACATTCTGGTTCAAAGTATTGCTTATGGTGTTAGGGTTTTGGTTTGCTCCAGAACCTTctagatgttttttctttttttttcccctccctaaTAGTATTTGCATGCTTCTAAAAAGGAAGAGTTGGTTACCGAGCTCCCTAACTGGTATTTCTATTTCTAGAGTCATTTGTTACGTGGTTCAAATTGTACTCAGCTGAGTATCAATAGAGGACTGAAATCCCTTGGCCTTCAGGCTGCTTCTAGGCCACATATCACTGTGATGGTCCCAGAAGTTTAATCTGCtatttacagttaaaaatagcaatataGCTTCCAGGGCAGAACTGTGCACAGAGTTATCATGATATGCCATTCACTGGAACTTGTAGTTGTGTCAATCTGGATCTCAAAGCCATTTCTTAAAAGGTGGGAGTAGTAAATAGTACGTAACAGTCAGGAAATTCACTAGAGAAAAAGGCTTTGCCTTCGGAGACACTTCTTTCCTGTGATGGTTGACTTGGACCTTAGTCCTGAACCACAGGTTGTGAAAGTAGGACTGGTGTTTGTTTTGACTTTACCTGTTGACCTTCTATTCTTTTGTAGTAAAAGAAGCTTCTCTTtcttagcagcagcagagagaggagtaTTTAAAATGAACCTTTTAGGCATTGTAAAATAGATATATATTCTATAGCAGTAATTCAAAGGCATCTAGGTTTTGCTTGGATGAAAGCTTAGTAGTCAGGTTGGAGAAAACACGTATTTGTGTGGTGCTGATCAGGATGAGGTATCTGTTTTTAAGGTTACAGCACTTCGAACAGGaactttgcactgaaaaatacttctccTTACAGGCAGTTCCAAGGCTGCATCTTTGCACTGGACAAGTGAGCGAGCTGTCAGTGTCCTCTTGCTGGGTCTTCTTCCTGCAGCTTACCTGTATCCTGGACCAGCCATGGACTATTCGCTGGCTGCAGCCCTCACTCTCCATGGCCACTGGTAAGCACAATAGGTCCCTCAGAATTAAGAGTAAAGTCTGATAGTCAAGATGGCTCCAAGCCTTAGGTCTTAAATCTGTATGTGGCAGTAAGTCTACTGACTTATTTCCTGATCTAGTATAGAACACCTGGAAAGAGATGCAAACAAAGTCCTTACTCTCCAAGTTCTATGACAGTCGTGATC of the Ciconia boyciana chromosome 20, ASM3463844v1, whole genome shotgun sequence genome contains:
- the SDHD gene encoding succinate dehydrogenase [ubiquinone] cytochrome b small subunit, mitochondrial → MAALVLLRAGLARPRGAQMGFLGRTLLRRPAVLAAVADRSTPARQSHSPPQQGHGSSKAASLHWTSERAVSVLLLGLLPAAYLYPGPAMDYSLAAALTLHGHWGLGQIITDYVHGDTPIKLANTGLYVLSAVTFAGLCYFNYYDVGICKAVAMLWSL